Proteins from a genomic interval of Clostridium cochlearium:
- a CDS encoding YegS/Rv2252/BmrU family lipid kinase yields MSKVKFIYNPYSGENTIISDLDTVIDVHQKYGYTVIPYRISMEYKLSDAFKDIDETYEYILVAGGDGTVDNVVNHMKKLNIDLPIGILPVGTANDFAKFIGIPEDVEAACQQIINSEQKKIDIGKVNDKFFINVASTGLFTDVSQKTDVNLKNTIGKLAYYVKGIEQLPNFRKINIKVTSEVQNFEGDMYLMLVFNGETAGNFKLAYKSKIDDGLLDVIIIRAGMIIDIISLFIKILKGEHLENVNGVLYFKTDKLQIECDEDIATDIDGEKGPNFPLNIECIKGGITVLGVKNTESKNPNKRIKIIKNRIHGNL; encoded by the coding sequence ATGAGTAAAGTAAAATTTATTTACAATCCATATTCAGGAGAGAATACTATAATTTCAGATTTAGATACTGTCATAGATGTACATCAAAAATATGGATACACAGTAATTCCTTATAGGATAAGTATGGAGTATAAATTATCTGATGCCTTTAAAGATATAGATGAAACTTATGAATACATATTAGTAGCAGGCGGAGATGGTACAGTAGATAATGTAGTTAATCATATGAAAAAATTAAACATAGACTTACCTATTGGTATCTTACCAGTAGGTACAGCTAATGACTTTGCTAAATTTATAGGAATACCAGAAGATGTGGAAGCTGCTTGTCAGCAAATTATAAATAGCGAACAAAAAAAAATAGATATAGGTAAGGTAAATGATAAATTTTTTATTAATGTAGCTAGTACAGGTTTATTTACAGATGTATCGCAAAAAACTGATGTAAATTTAAAAAATACTATTGGTAAGTTAGCATACTATGTAAAAGGCATAGAGCAACTTCCTAATTTCAGGAAAATAAATATAAAAGTTACTTCAGAGGTTCAAAATTTTGAAGGTGACATGTATTTAATGTTGGTTTTCAATGGTGAAACTGCTGGGAATTTCAAATTAGCGTATAAATCTAAAATAGATGATGGATTATTAGATGTTATAATAATCAGAGCAGGTATGATTATAGATATAATATCCCTCTTTATAAAAATATTAAAAGGTGAGCATCTAGAAAATGTAAATGGGGTATTATATTTCAAAACGGATAAACTTCAAATAGAATGTGATGAAGATATAGCTACGGATATAGATGGAGAAAAAGGGCCTAATTTCCCATTAAATATAGAATGCATAAAAGGTGGGATCACTGTACTAGGGGTGAAAAATACAGAAAGCAAAAACCCAAATAAGAGAATTAAAATTATAAAAAATAGAATACATGGAAACTTATAA
- a CDS encoding DUF421 domain-containing protein, whose translation MFTVFFRTIILYILVITSMRIMGKKQIGQLEPFELAITIMVSELAALPMQDTRIPLIHGFIPIITLLALQTALSVLQLKSEKFRSLVNGRPSILIENGQIDINELRYQRFNINDLMEEIRLQGFFNISDIEYAILETSGQLSIIPKTNLTPPTKEDLNIQSTQDSLPIPLILDGKVDHENLALIKKDLKWLRTRLNKSESDDFSDIFIAILDSHKNFYFQKK comes from the coding sequence TTGTTTACTGTTTTCTTTAGAACAATAATACTATATATCCTTGTAATAACATCTATGAGGATAATGGGTAAAAAACAAATAGGTCAGCTAGAACCTTTTGAACTAGCAATAACTATAATGGTTTCTGAATTAGCAGCTCTACCTATGCAAGATACTAGAATTCCTTTAATTCATGGTTTTATTCCAATAATAACTTTACTTGCTCTACAAACTGCGTTATCCGTTTTACAACTTAAAAGTGAAAAGTTTAGGAGTTTGGTTAACGGTAGACCAAGTATATTAATTGAAAATGGACAAATAGATATAAACGAATTAAGATATCAAAGATTTAATATAAATGATCTTATGGAAGAAATTAGACTTCAAGGTTTTTTTAATATTTCTGATATAGAATATGCTATTTTAGAAACTAGTGGTCAATTATCCATTATACCTAAGACAAATTTAACTCCTCCAACAAAAGAAGATTTAAACATACAAAGCACTCAAGATAGTTTACCGATTCCTTTAATACTTGATGGTAAAGTAGATCATGAAAATTTAGCTCTTATAAAAAAGGATTTAAAATGGCTTAGAACAAGACTTAACAAAAGTGAATCAGACGATTTTAGTGATATTTTTATAGCTATTTTAGATTCTCATAAAAATTTTTACTTTCAAAAAAAATAA
- the fba gene encoding class II fructose-1,6-bisphosphate aldolase gives MALVTTKEMFSKAYEGKYAIGAFNINNMEIIQAVVNAAKKENSPVILQVSSSALKYAGPKYLKHMVDAAIEDTGIDIALHLDHGANLDQVKLAIETGFTSVMFDGSHYDYEENIRLTKEVVDYAHSRGVVVEAELGQLAGVEDEVKVEGKNATYTDPDQAADFVEKTGVDSLAVAIGTSHGAYKFKGEAKLDFDRLEKIQEKLEEKGFKNFPIVLHGASSVDPHFVAICNEYGGEIGGAKGVPNEMLRKASSMSVCKINMDTDLRLAMTASVRKFLVENPKEIDPRKYLGAAREAIEGLVENKIKNVLGSSNTLNK, from the coding sequence ATGGCTTTAGTTACTACAAAAGAAATGTTCTCAAAAGCTTATGAAGGTAAATATGCTATAGGAGCTTTTAACATTAACAACATGGAAATTATACAGGCTGTAGTTAATGCAGCTAAGAAAGAAAATTCTCCTGTTATTCTTCAAGTTTCTTCTAGTGCATTAAAATATGCAGGTCCTAAATATTTAAAACATATGGTTGATGCTGCAATTGAAGATACTGGTATAGATATAGCATTACACTTAGACCATGGTGCTAATTTAGATCAAGTTAAACTTGCCATAGAAACTGGATTTACTTCAGTAATGTTTGATGGTTCTCATTATGATTATGAAGAAAATATAAGATTAACTAAAGAAGTAGTTGACTATGCTCATAGTAGAGGAGTTGTTGTAGAAGCTGAATTAGGTCAATTAGCAGGTGTAGAAGATGAAGTTAAGGTAGAAGGTAAAAATGCAACCTACACTGATCCTGACCAAGCTGCTGACTTTGTTGAAAAAACTGGTGTTGACTCCTTAGCAGTAGCTATAGGAACAAGTCATGGTGCTTATAAATTTAAAGGCGAAGCAAAACTAGACTTTGATAGACTAGAAAAGATACAAGAAAAATTAGAGGAAAAAGGATTTAAGAACTTCCCTATAGTTCTTCACGGTGCTTCTTCTGTTGACCCACATTTTGTTGCCATTTGTAACGAATATGGTGGAGAAATTGGTGGAGCTAAGGGCGTTCCTAATGAAATGCTTAGAAAAGCTTCCTCTATGTCTGTTTGTAAGATAAATATGGATACAGATTTAAGACTTGCTATGACTGCAAGTGTAAGAAAATTCTTAGTAGAAAATCCAAAGGAAATAGATCCAAGAAAATATCTAGGTGCAGCTAGAGAAGCTATAGAAGGATTAGTTGAAAATAAAATAAAAAATGTTTTAGGTTCATCAAATACGCTTAATAAATAG
- the sleB gene encoding spore cortex-lytic enzyme, giving the protein MKNRRISLKKGIVYFLIAAICYSATYAFFRPYNKALNVIAYNYGSRGDNVSEIQRKLKNWGYYDGEVDGIYGYRTFLAVKKFQGKNGLTVDGVAGNKTLAALGINVAQSQGSNTSNNQDINLLARVINGEARGEPYEGQVAVGAVILNRTRDPRFPNTIAGVVYQPLAFTAIADGQINAAMEQSSMKAAMDAINGWDPSGGAVYYFNPATATSSWIWSRPLIKVIGKHRFCK; this is encoded by the coding sequence ATGAAGAATAGGAGAATTAGTCTTAAAAAGGGTATAGTATATTTTTTAATAGCTGCCATATGTTATTCTGCTACATATGCATTTTTTAGACCTTATAACAAAGCTTTAAATGTAATAGCATATAATTATGGATCAAGGGGAGATAATGTATCGGAAATCCAAAGAAAATTAAAAAATTGGGGATATTATGATGGCGAAGTAGATGGAATATATGGTTACAGAACATTTCTTGCAGTAAAGAAGTTTCAAGGGAAAAATGGATTAACTGTAGATGGAGTTGCTGGAAATAAAACCTTAGCCGCGTTGGGTATAAATGTAGCTCAATCACAGGGAAGTAATACATCTAACAATCAAGATATAAACTTGCTAGCAAGAGTTATAAATGGAGAAGCAAGAGGAGAACCTTATGAGGGTCAAGTAGCCGTAGGGGCAGTTATTTTAAACAGAACAAGGGATCCACGTTTCCCTAATACTATAGCCGGAGTTGTATATCAACCATTGGCTTTTACAGCTATAGCAGATGGTCAAATAAATGCAGCTATGGAACAAAGTTCTATGAAAGCAGCTATGGATGCTATTAACGGATGGGATCCATCAGGAGGAGCTGTATATTATTTTAATCCAGCTACAGCAACTAGTTCATGGATATGGTCTAGACCTTTAATAAAAGTAATTGGAAAACATAGATTTTGCAAATAA
- a CDS encoding DUF4363 family protein, with the protein MKNVFISFIIFISMLFSILFSVKYLNQVYSNINSLNLQLENHIVTEDWENSYKLIQSIDINWSDYSRKLFMFVNHQEIDSISSELKKLSQYILCENKDESLASLHSINFFLKHIVHLEEISIENIL; encoded by the coding sequence ATGAAAAATGTTTTTATTTCTTTTATAATTTTTATTTCTATGTTATTTTCTATATTATTTTCTGTAAAATATTTAAATCAAGTATACTCTAACATAAATTCCCTAAACTTACAACTTGAAAATCACATTGTTACAGAAGATTGGGAAAACTCTTATAAATTAATACAATCAATAGATATTAATTGGTCAGACTACTCCCGTAAATTGTTTATGTTTGTAAATCATCAAGAAATAGATAGCATAAGTAGTGAATTAAAAAAACTTTCTCAATATATTTTATGTGAAAATAAAGATGAATCTTTAGCCAGCCTACATTCTATAAATTTTTTTCTTAAGCATATAGTTCATCTTGAGGAAATATCTATTGAGAATATTCTTTAA
- the nth gene encoding endonuclease III, translating into MNKERIKRVLDILGKTYPEAKCQLDFKSPYELLVSTILSAQCTDKRVNKVTSELFKEYNTPEKMLQLSQEELGTKIKSCGLYNNKSINILEASKKILQDFKGKVPQTMEELMSLPGVGRKTANVVLSNAFGIPAIAVDTHVFRVSNRIGIAKGKNPNEVEMELMKNIDRDMWSITHHYLIWHGRYTCKSRKPQCEQCPIAPYCEYFSGIEKS; encoded by the coding sequence TTGAATAAAGAAAGAATAAAAAGAGTTTTAGATATATTAGGTAAAACCTATCCAGAAGCAAAGTGTCAGTTAGATTTTAAATCTCCCTATGAACTTTTAGTATCTACTATATTGTCGGCTCAGTGTACGGATAAAAGAGTAAATAAAGTAACATCTGAACTTTTTAAAGAATACAATACACCAGAAAAAATGCTTCAATTGTCACAAGAAGAATTAGGTACGAAAATAAAAAGCTGTGGGCTTTATAATAATAAAAGCATAAATATATTAGAAGCTAGTAAAAAGATTTTACAAGACTTTAAAGGAAAAGTTCCCCAAACTATGGAGGAACTTATGTCTCTTCCAGGGGTAGGAAGAAAAACTGCTAATGTAGTATTATCTAATGCTTTTGGAATACCTGCAATAGCTGTTGATACTCATGTATTTAGAGTATCAAATAGAATAGGTATTGCTAAAGGCAAAAATCCTAATGAAGTAGAAATGGAATTGATGAAAAATATAGATAGGGATATGTGGAGTATAACCCATCATTATTTAATATGGCATGGAAGGTATACTTGTAAGTCAAGAAAGCCACAATGTGAACAGTGCCCTATAGCGCCTTACTGTGAATATTTTAGTGGAATAGAAAAAAGTTAA
- a CDS encoding lysophospholipid acyltransferase family protein, with product MISPKLAKLISYLPDSIVRKISKKILKKYLDEYADIKVEGLENLEGIKKPILFISNHLSNADALIIDDVLNEHDITFVAGIKLSKNPLTNLGIKITKTITIKPNTADKEAISNIIKTLKSGNNVLIFPEGTRSRCGSLIEGKKGVVLIQKLSKATVVPISLTGTEKLLPINEKDMGAEKFNYSHINIRIGKPLENIPSREKGEKKHDYEEKVLDYFMKSIAKLLPEEYQGVYKIN from the coding sequence ATGATTTCTCCTAAATTAGCAAAATTAATATCTTACTTACCTGACAGTATTGTAAGAAAGATATCTAAGAAAATATTAAAAAAATACTTAGATGAATATGCAGATATAAAAGTAGAAGGTTTAGAAAATTTAGAAGGCATAAAAAAGCCTATATTATTTATATCAAATCATTTAAGTAATGCAGATGCTTTAATAATAGATGATGTTTTAAATGAACATGACATAACTTTTGTAGCAGGTATAAAATTATCTAAAAATCCATTAACCAATTTAGGTATTAAAATAACTAAAACTATAACTATAAAACCTAATACAGCAGATAAGGAAGCTATATCAAACATAATAAAAACTTTAAAGAGTGGAAATAATGTATTAATATTTCCAGAAGGAACTAGAAGTAGGTGTGGAAGTTTAATAGAAGGCAAAAAAGGAGTAGTGCTTATACAAAAATTATCGAAAGCAACAGTAGTTCCTATAAGTTTAACAGGGACAGAAAAGCTTCTCCCTATAAATGAAAAGGATATGGGAGCTGAAAAATTCAATTACTCACATATAAATATTAGAATAGGAAAGCCTTTAGAAAATATACCATCTAGGGAGAAAGGCGAGAAAAAACATGATTATGAAGAAAAAGTTTTAGATTATTTTATGAAAAGTATTGCTAAATTATTGCCAGAAGAATATCAAGGAGTGTATAAGATAAATTGA
- the epsC gene encoding serine O-acetyltransferase EpsC, which yields MFKNLKYDINNVIKNDPAARNSLEVLLLYPSIHAVINHRIAHFFYKRKMFFIARLISQISRFITGIEIHPGAQIGKGLFIDHGMGVVIGETAEVGDNVTIYHGVTLGGTGKDKGKRHPTVGNNVIIGSGAKVLGPIKIGNNAKVGANSVVLKEVPENTTAVGAPARIVQKKESEVVDMNLYRSTVR from the coding sequence ATGTTTAAGAATTTAAAGTATGATATAAATAATGTAATAAAGAATGATCCTGCGGCAAGAAATTCTTTAGAAGTATTATTATTATATCCATCTATCCATGCAGTTATAAATCATAGAATAGCTCACTTTTTTTATAAGAGAAAAATGTTTTTTATTGCTAGATTAATATCTCAAATATCCAGATTTATTACAGGAATAGAAATTCATCCAGGAGCTCAAATAGGAAAAGGACTTTTTATAGATCATGGTATGGGAGTAGTTATAGGTGAAACTGCTGAAGTAGGAGATAATGTTACTATTTATCATGGAGTTACTTTAGGAGGAACAGGAAAAGATAAAGGTAAGAGGCATCCTACAGTAGGAAACAATGTTATAATAGGAAGTGGAGCTAAAGTATTGGGACCTATAAAAATAGGAAATAATGCAAAAGTAGGAGCTAATTCTGTAGTTTTAAAGGAAGTACCCGAAAATACAACAGCAGTAGGTGCACCCGCTAGAATAGTTCAAAAAAAGGAATCAGAAGTTGTAGATATGAATTTATATAGAAGTACGGTAAGGTAA
- a CDS encoding nucleoid-associated protein — protein MDYIKEVNINEAIIHILDNNSQEPILNEYKINLSDEVYNFILKHIERCLKDEELKYAVFKEERNIVKELSQEYLNGQNDIVEVSKEIARQLFVLMESQGNIPSCDLLVTSISTEYGNMLGIIKMDYVKNYSHNINSLDNKIGIEIVQELTGLPTSSQKIQKCAFIKLQEEENEYDLLVIDKQKKKDSEDYGANYFINKLLGCKIIENSRDETKNFVTASEKWTRVNLKENAEEAEKVRSTIKKKLREEESLDLYEVSQEIFGDNKEAKASFIDYAYSEGVNDKINLDKHWIEKKLKRTRLKIDRDIDLYINEEAYTDVNRFQVKRNGDGSIDIVIKNVINYIEK, from the coding sequence TTGGATTATATAAAAGAAGTTAATATAAATGAGGCTATAATTCATATTTTAGATAATAATTCACAAGAACCTATTTTAAATGAATATAAAATAAATTTATCAGATGAGGTATATAATTTTATACTAAAACACATAGAAAGATGCTTAAAAGATGAGGAATTAAAATATGCTGTCTTTAAAGAAGAAAGAAATATAGTAAAAGAATTAAGTCAAGAATATTTAAATGGTCAAAATGATATCGTAGAAGTATCCAAAGAAATAGCAAGACAACTATTTGTACTTATGGAGTCACAAGGGAATATACCTTCTTGTGATTTATTAGTGACTTCTATATCTACTGAGTATGGGAATATGTTGGGAATAATAAAGATGGATTATGTAAAAAACTATAGTCATAATATAAATTCTCTTGATAATAAAATAGGAATAGAAATAGTTCAAGAACTTACAGGACTTCCTACAAGTTCTCAAAAAATACAAAAATGTGCTTTTATAAAACTACAAGAAGAAGAAAATGAATATGACTTACTTGTAATAGACAAACAAAAGAAAAAAGACTCAGAAGATTATGGAGCAAATTATTTTATAAATAAACTTTTAGGATGTAAAATAATAGAAAATAGTAGAGATGAAACCAAAAATTTTGTAACTGCTAGTGAAAAATGGACAAGAGTAAATCTAAAGGAAAATGCAGAAGAGGCAGAAAAAGTTAGAAGTACAATAAAGAAAAAATTAAGAGAAGAGGAAAGTTTAGACTTATATGAGGTTTCACAGGAGATTTTTGGAGATAATAAAGAAGCAAAGGCAAGCTTTATAGACTATGCTTATTCAGAAGGTGTAAATGATAAAATAAACTTAGATAAGCATTGGATTGAAAAGAAATTAAAAAGGACTAGATTAAAAATAGATAGAGATATAGATTTATATATAAATGAAGAAGCTTACACTGATGTAAATAGATTTCAGGTAAAAAGAAATGGAGATGGATCCATAGATATAGTAATAAAAAATGTTATAAACTATATAGAAAAATAA
- a CDS encoding CBS domain-containing protein → MKINNIMTKNIVSLQSEDTIEHAAQLMKEHGVGSLPICNEGKVIGIVTDRDIALRSVAIGENIKNQTVRDIMTSNPVTVSPSISATEAAKIMSEKQIRRLPVVENKNLVGMVSLGDISTEPNLENSAGKALTGISEQNYSELR, encoded by the coding sequence ATGAAGATCAATAATATAATGACAAAGAATATAGTGTCTTTACAATCTGAAGATACAATAGAACATGCAGCTCAACTTATGAAAGAGCATGGAGTAGGATCTTTACCAATTTGTAATGAAGGAAAAGTTATAGGAATAGTTACAGATAGAGACATAGCTTTAAGATCAGTAGCAATAGGTGAAAATATAAAAAACCAGACAGTTAGAGATATAATGACATCTAATCCAGTTACAGTAAGCCCTAGTATAAGTGCTACAGAAGCAGCTAAAATAATGAGTGAAAAACAGATTAGAAGACTTCCTGTTGTAGAAAATAAAAACTTAGTGGGTATGGTGTCTCTAGGAGATATATCAACAGAACCTAATTTAGAGAATAGTGCAGGAAAAGCTCTTACTGGAATATCTGAACAAAATTACTCAGAACTTAGATAA
- the queG gene encoding tRNA epoxyqueuosine(34) reductase QueG: MEYKKKLILDYCMKLGLDTIGVTEIRKFKELESYLINRKQKGHENEFEEKDIEKRINLQDVCDWGKVIISIAFPYMFNFNFQEKIYFSKYTQGRDYHKVVGEYLKKICCFIEYMGGKAQYFVDSNCLPERYIAKLCGIGFIGKNNMLITEKYGSYVFLGEIITDLCLPGDNEKDNKCGQCDLCLKACPTKSIKEKESNPNICLSYLTQKKDLEDVWMNKLQGRLFGCDTCQRVCPFNKGVEKSPLMEFKPLEFMEKVDLQELIYIDNKSFKEKYALSSCGWRGKNILKRNALINEFYYNKDGELKGQKFNSPYIRDYYSRLLKLHNL; the protein is encoded by the coding sequence ATGGAATATAAGAAAAAATTAATTTTAGATTATTGTATGAAATTAGGATTAGATACAATTGGTGTTACAGAAATAAGAAAATTTAAAGAATTAGAAAGTTATTTAATTAATAGAAAACAAAAAGGACATGAAAATGAATTTGAAGAAAAAGATATAGAAAAAAGAATAAATTTACAAGATGTATGTGATTGGGGAAAGGTTATAATAAGTATTGCCTTTCCTTATATGTTTAATTTTAATTTTCAAGAAAAAATATATTTTTCTAAATACACCCAGGGAAGAGATTATCATAAAGTAGTAGGGGAATATTTAAAAAAAATATGTTGCTTTATAGAATATATGGGAGGAAAGGCTCAATACTTTGTAGATAGTAATTGTCTTCCAGAAAGATATATTGCTAAACTTTGTGGAATTGGATTTATAGGAAAAAATAATATGTTGATAACAGAGAAATATGGTTCATATGTATTTTTAGGAGAAATTATAACAGATCTTTGTTTACCCGGAGATAATGAAAAGGATAATAAATGTGGACAGTGTGATTTATGTTTAAAAGCTTGTCCCACAAAATCCATAAAAGAAAAAGAAAGTAATCCTAACATATGCTTATCATATTTGACACAGAAAAAGGATTTGGAAGATGTATGGATGAATAAATTACAGGGAAGATTATTTGGTTGTGATACTTGTCAAAGAGTATGTCCCTTTAATAAAGGAGTAGAAAAATCACCTTTAATGGAATTTAAACCCTTAGAATTTATGGAAAAAGTAGATTTACAAGAATTAATTTATATAGATAATAAAAGTTTTAAAGAAAAATATGCCCTATCTTCTTGCGGATGGAGAGGAAAGAATATACTAAAGAGGAATGCACTTATCAATGAATTTTATTATAATAAAGATGGTGAGTTAAAAGGGCAAAAGTTTAATTCACCGTACATAAGGGATTATTATAGTAGACTTTTAAAATTACACAATTTATAA
- a CDS encoding NAD(P)-dependent malic enzyme yields the protein MDVKEMALKLHSEKKGKLEVVGKIPVKNREDLALAYTPGVAEPCVHIAKDKKNVYEYTTKGNMVAVVTNGTAVLGLGNIGPEAALPVMEGKALLFKEFANVDAFPICLDTEDPEEIIKTVKLIAPGFGGINLEDIKAPECFYIEERLKKELDIPVFHDDQHGTAIVVLAGIYNALKIVGKKLEEAKILINGAGSAGIAICKLLLNAGAKNIVMCDINGALIEGDEKLNPAQKEIAKVTNREKEKGKLVDVIKGKDIFIGVSGPKLLTKEMVSTMAKDSIVFAMANPEPEILPDEAKAGGARVVATGRSDFPNQINNVLVFPGIFRGALDVKAKEINEEMKIAAARGVANLIKEEDLNEDYIIPDPFNKEVAESVSKEVRRIAKEMNICK from the coding sequence ATGGATGTAAAAGAAATGGCTTTAAAATTACACTCAGAAAAGAAAGGTAAATTAGAAGTTGTAGGTAAAATACCTGTTAAAAATAGGGAAGATCTAGCATTGGCATATACACCAGGAGTTGCTGAACCCTGTGTGCATATAGCAAAGGATAAAAAAAATGTATATGAGTATACTACAAAAGGTAATATGGTTGCAGTGGTTACTAATGGAACAGCGGTTTTAGGACTAGGTAATATTGGACCAGAAGCTGCATTGCCTGTAATGGAAGGTAAAGCACTTCTTTTTAAAGAATTTGCAAATGTGGATGCTTTCCCTATATGTTTAGATACTGAAGATCCAGAAGAAATTATAAAAACTGTAAAATTAATAGCACCAGGTTTTGGTGGCATTAATTTAGAGGATATAAAAGCACCAGAGTGTTTTTATATAGAAGAAAGGCTTAAAAAAGAATTAGATATACCAGTATTTCACGATGACCAACATGGTACAGCTATAGTTGTATTAGCAGGTATATATAATGCTTTAAAGATAGTGGGTAAGAAACTAGAAGAAGCAAAAATTCTTATAAATGGAGCAGGTTCGGCAGGAATAGCCATATGTAAACTTTTATTAAATGCTGGAGCTAAAAATATTGTTATGTGCGATATAAATGGAGCTTTAATAGAAGGAGACGAAAAATTAAATCCTGCTCAAAAAGAAATAGCAAAAGTAACTAATAGAGAAAAAGAAAAAGGAAAACTTGTTGATGTAATAAAGGGTAAAGATATATTTATAGGAGTTTCAGGTCCTAAATTATTAACAAAAGAAATGGTTTCTACTATGGCCAAAGACAGTATAGTTTTTGCTATGGCTAATCCAGAACCAGAAATACTTCCAGATGAAGCTAAAGCTGGGGGAGCTAGAGTTGTTGCAACAGGAAGATCTGACTTCCCAAATCAAATAAACAATGTTTTAGTGTTCCCAGGAATATTTAGAGGAGCATTAGATGTAAAAGCTAAGGAAATAAATGAAGAGATGAAAATTGCAGCCGCAAGAGGTGTGGCAAATCTTATAAAAGAAGAAGACTTAAATGAAGATTATATAATTCCAGATCCATTTAATAAAGAAGTTGCAGAATCTGTATCAAAAGAAGTTAGAAGAATTGCAAAAGAAATGAATATATGTAAATAA
- the pssA gene encoding CDP-diacylglycerol--serine O-phosphatidyltransferase translates to MSIMMTFQNNFKNGCLFILLAALMDRYDGRVARFLNVSSELGKELDSLADLVSFGVAPSILIFNMYNFSKFGLLGYLLVLLFPLSGAYRLARYNITTFEGDFTGIPITLAGSFMAIYGLLTLNNTENYNLAVLFIVSLSYLMISKFKFKKF, encoded by the coding sequence ATGTCGATAATGATGACTTTTCAAAATAATTTTAAGAATGGATGCTTATTTATACTTCTTGCAGCTTTAATGGATAGATATGATGGACGTGTAGCAAGGTTTTTAAATGTTTCTAGCGAATTAGGTAAGGAACTAGATTCACTTGCAGATTTAGTTTCCTTTGGTGTAGCACCATCTATATTAATATTCAATATGTATAACTTTTCTAAATTTGGTCTGCTTGGTTATTTGTTAGTTCTCTTATTTCCCTTATCTGGTGCTTATAGACTAGCTAGATATAATATAACAACCTTTGAAGGTGATTTTACAGGTATTCCCATAACTTTAGCTGGGTCTTTTATGGCAATATATGGTCTTTTAACACTTAATAATACTGAAAACTACAATCTTGCAGTATTATTTATAGTTTCTTTATCTTATCTTATGATTAGTAAATTTAAGTTCAAAAAGTTTTAA